From Brachyspira hampsonii:
AGGAGGTGCATGCGGAGGAGGATATTCTCAAATTGTTCCTATGGAAGATATTAATTTGCATTTTAATGGAGATTTTCATGCTATAAGCAGTGCCCATAATTTAATATCTGCTTGTATTGATAATCATATCAAACAGGGAAATGAATTAAAAATAGATCTTAATAAGATAGTATTCAAAAGAGTTTTGGATATGAATGACAGAGCATTAAGAGATATAGTGATAGGTCTCGGAGGAAGCGAGAACGGAGTTGTAAGGCAGTCATCATTTCAAATTACTGTATCTTCTGAAGTTATGGCTATACTTTGCTTATCAAATTCATTAATGGATTTAAAAGAGAGAATAGGAAATATTATATTTGCTTATGATATAAATGATAATCCTTTGAGAGTAAAAGATTTAAAAATAGAAGGTGCTGCATGTACATTGCTTAAAGATGCCATAAAACCGAATTTAGTTCAGACACTAGAGAATACTCCTGTTATAGTTCATGGAGGACCTTTTGCTAATATTGCTCATGGATGTAATTCTATACTTGCAACAAAAATGGCTTTAAAATTATCTGATTATACTATCACAGAGGCGGGTTTCGCTGCGGATTTGGGGGCTGAAAAATTTCTTGATATAAAATGCCGTGCTGCTGGTTTAAAGCCTAATTGTATAGTATTAGTTGCCACTATAAGAGCATTAAAACATCATGGCGGAGCTTCTGATATTAATAAAGAAGATTTAGATGCTTTAAATAGGGGTTTTGAAAATTTAGATAAACATATTGAGAATATGAAGAAATATAATATTCCTGTAGTAGTTGCCATTAATAAATTTGTTTCTGATACAGATAAAGAGATAGAATGCATAACAAAACATTGCGAGAGCATAGGAGTTGATATTTCATTATGCGAAGTTTGGGCTAAAGGAGGAGAAGGGGCAATAGATTTATCTCATAAAGTTTTGAAAGCGGCTTCTAAGGAATCAAATTATAAACCTTTATATGAATTGGATAAGAGTATAAAAGAAAAAATAGAAACTATATGTAAAGAAATATATTCAGCAGGTGATGTTAAGTTTTCTAATAAGGCTTTAAAAATGATGAATAGGATAGAAGATATGGGATTTGGAAATCTTCCAATATGTATATCAAAAACTCAAAAATCAATATCTGATAATCCTGCTTTATTGAATGCTCCTAAAGGCTATACATTAAATATTGATGAAATAAAACTTGCATCAGGGGCAGGATTTATCATTGCTATGGCTGGAGGAATTATAGACATGCCGGGGCTTCCTAAGATACCTGTAGCATGCAATATAGATATAGATGAAAATGGTAAGATAAAAGGTTTATTTTAATTAAATAATTATTAGAATATAAAAAAGAGCCATAATTTTATGGCTCTTTTATTTTATATTAATTTTATTTAATTTTTAATTTTGTAATACTGTGTTATCTGTATTTGCAGTGTTATCTGTGCCTGCAGTATCATTAGCTGATGTATTATCAGTATTTGCTGTATCTCCTGCAGCTGTATCATCTTCAACAGTATCACTAGCCGTATTTCCTGTATCATCAGCAGCAGTATCATTTGCTGTGTTTTCTGCAGCTGTGTCATCTGTAACAGTTGTATCTTCTGCAGGTTCCGGTTCAGGCGGCGGCGGAGGCAGTTTAAGGTTATCAATATCTTCTACTCTTATATTTAAATCCATTCTTCTAATTACTGTTTTTGCAATTTCTGCTTCTACAGGCTCTCCTAAATAATCAAGCAAAGTTATTTCAGGATCTTCATTTCTGTACTGTTTCATTTCTAGTACATATCCTTCAGCATCTCTTGCCACAGTAGTTTTATTTCTTCCGTCATTTTCTATATCTATAGTAACACCATCGGCTCTTATATCATTGACTGTTGTTCTGCCGTCTGTATAAATTTTTGTAGTTGAGGTGCTTCCATCTGCTTCTGTTGTTGTTGTTTCCGTATTTCCTAGAGTATCTTTTATTACTACGGTGCTTGATCCATTAGGTCTGACTGTTGTAGTTATACTGCTTGAATCGGCTGCTATAATTTCAGTTACGGTGCTTGAATCACTATT
This genomic window contains:
- a CDS encoding formate--tetrahydrofolate ligase: MKTDIEIAQECKLERIEKIAEKLKLTDDDYEVYGKYKAKIELSLLNKLKDKNDGKLVLVTAITPTPAGEGKSTVTIGLTQGLNKIGENAVAALREPSLGPVFGIKGGACGGGYSQIVPMEDINLHFNGDFHAISSAHNLISACIDNHIKQGNELKIDLNKIVFKRVLDMNDRALRDIVIGLGGSENGVVRQSSFQITVSSEVMAILCLSNSLMDLKERIGNIIFAYDINDNPLRVKDLKIEGAACTLLKDAIKPNLVQTLENTPVIVHGGPFANIAHGCNSILATKMALKLSDYTITEAGFAADLGAEKFLDIKCRAAGLKPNCIVLVATIRALKHHGGASDINKEDLDALNRGFENLDKHIENMKKYNIPVVVAINKFVSDTDKEIECITKHCESIGVDISLCEVWAKGGEGAIDLSHKVLKAASKESNYKPLYELDKSIKEKIETICKEIYSAGDVKFSNKALKMMNRIEDMGFGNLPICISKTQKSISDNPALLNAPKGYTLNIDEIKLASGAGFIIAMAGGIIDMPGLPKIPVACNIDIDENGKIKGLF